The nucleotide sequence tattAGTTGTATTATTCTTCCCACTCACtgaaaacttttccgtttttgCTTGTGTTAAGTTGTGTGTTTTTTAAGGTTAATGTTTTATGGAAATGTAAAAGAATATTAGATAATTCAGTCAAGTTTTTGTTACATTTTTGGTTCGTTAAAacgattattattattatttttataagggCACAGTAAGTAAGCTGGAGGTGAAAATAAAAAGATTTAGTTGAGCGTGAGGTGTTTTTGTCAGTGCACTTATATGAAGTACTCACGATTCTTTGCTCACCTTTGATACCGAAAATGCAAAGTTAAGCGCGgtatattttactttttatcAAGTATATCAGCAAGTATTTAAGGCTGCTGTCCCATAAGGTTGAACACTCTGAAAATTATTAAGTACGGAGCATTATTTTTGTGTGCAGTAATAACTTGGAATTCATGTGTCCTGGCGGATTTCCGAACAATAACGCCTTCAGTATGTGTATTGACAGACGCACCAAAACAATGCGGATCCTTTTGCCTTGCCGCACTTCATCCTTTGTTTGATGGTCTAGAAAATCTTCGCAAGCAGTTGAATACTACGTCTAGGATTCAAAACGATATTCAAGCTATGTTGGTCAGCAATCAAAAGGATATTAAAGATATGTTAGCAAACATTTCAAATAGATCTCTCGATAAGCCAACGAATATTGAAAACAAACTATCAATGCAACAATGTTTTGTCTGGAAACATTTCACAATCATAAACATTGAAAAAACTTGGGGCGATGCTGAAACATATTGTCGTGTAAAGGGTGGCCATCTGGCGACCTTTAAGAACCAAGAAGAGTTTGACTCCATCAAAGAGCAGATCGACCCATCAGAAAACTACTGGGTGGGCATTAACGATCGGGTGAAGGAGAACGAGTATGTTTCAGTGACCTTCGGCCAGAAGGTACAATTTTTGAATTAAGGCCTTGGAGAACCCAGAGATCCTGGAAAAGAAGAGGACTGTGTTGAGCTTAAAGAACTAAAAATGAACGATATTGATTGCAGCGAAGAACGCTATTTCATTTGTcagaattaaaaattttaaaaacactATTTCATTATGTGTTAATAACTTGGTTTTTATATACAAAATCGAGTTTAGTCAATATTTTTATGGATGTAAATAATTATACTTACAAGCAAAGATATCGAGAGCTGTAAAAGCTAAATAAATGGGAATAGATCTTTATAACAAGTAAGTGTGTAGCCCATATCTTATATTTGTGTATCGACTTCGACttgttttgaaaatgtttttcgCTCTCTATCTGAACAGGTTGAAcgacatcatttgcatttcgTTCTCCCCCctctattttgtttttatctaTTCCGATGTCGAGTTCAGTTTGATCGAACTTATAGACCAAATAACAACGTATCATGCCCCAGGCCAATCTAAAGTTAAGTCCTCACGACCAGCAGGTGCTGGATTCCATCTTTAATCCTCTGGAGCTGAGCAGTCTTCAAGATTTTGACTCCGTTCCCACTGAAACTGATCTAAAGGACGTAGAGCCGGACACCCCAGATATAAGAGCATCGAGGGAACTAGAGTTAAGGGCCATTACCTTATCCGAAAAAGGGAATATGGATGAAGCCCTTGAAGTATTCCAAGAATCTCTTAATCTGGCACAGAGGGCTTCAGTGTTTAATAATCGAGCCCAAACATTGCGACTGGCAAAACGCGATGAGGGTAAATATGAGTTATGAAAAATGTTGATATACTTTGGGTTCAAgagaattttatttataatatattttggtTTTGTTAGAGGCCCTCGATGACTTGAACAGAGCCGTGGAATTGGCCAATGATCAGCAGACCCGCAccaagtgccacgcccactgtcaGCGAGGAGTCTTATATCGTAAACTGGATAATTTGGATGCGGCACGGGCAGATTTCGAGGCAGCAGCTCAGTTAGGCAGTAAATTCGCCAAGGAACAGGTATTTGGAAATTGAATACATTCTCAAATACAAATTATATAATTCTGCCTTACTTTCCAGCTTGTGGAAATCAACCCCTTTGCTGCGCTCTGTAATCAAATGCTTCGCCAGGCCTTCGATCAGCTCAAATAAGATAAGATTTACataataaagttttttaaagCATACCAACACTTTGTTACAACTTTTGAGCAGGTGAATTTTGTAAACAAATAAAgcaataaaattatatattattttttgtaaaagtaatagtttaaaaagaatttctataaattaaatatgtgcTGGTCctctttaaattttattactctttaatgttaaattttATTCTGCTAATTTTTATTGCTttctaaatttattttaaaagatttagAAAACACATCAgatatattttgtataaagCTTCATTGAATATAACTTTTTAGTTGATTTTTGTAGCCCACAAAACAATTCACCACGTTCattgtttttatatttgttttttttcatCTCCTGTTTTGACTTGATCACTTGGCCATGACACGGAATTTCCTACGCGAAAACCGGCTGATGGTGAGCCAGACATCTAGAAATTACCAACTGCCCACAATGGCCTCCAGGGCCAGATGCTACGGACCAGTTAAGCTCGGATCAACCGAAACTAAGCGGGGTTCGACGGGTGGAAGAACTCTACCAAGGAGGACTATCGGTCGACAGACATCCTCCGAGAAGCAGATCCAAACGGAGGAGATTAGCGACGAACGGTTTCTCAGTGCCGCCCTGCTCAAGTGCTCCGAGAagtccccatccccatcccaaTCCCACCTTCAATCCCGCAGCGAGGGCGACGAGGGAGGACAGTTCCTGGGCGAGGGACTACGCTTGCGACGCACTGCATCCAATTTCGAGCTGGGCAGGATGTCGGAACAACGCGATGGCTACCAACCAGGGCAGTACACACTGCACAGGCCGTTGGCCAGCGCGTTCGGCATTTTGCCCAGTGGATTAAATTACCTTGACACCAGTTGCTCCTCTATTCCAAAGCAAGACGACGAGTCATCCTCCAGGTCAAGTTCACCCAGATGCCGGCAAATGGACATCCCGGAAATGGTAGATGTAGACCCGGAGGATATGCTGAGCATACATGCTCAAACATCCCGTGAGGAGCTGCCCTCGAAAGAGAGTCAGCCCCAAGAAGTAAAGGTCCCGGCACAGGAAGATCACCAGAAGGAGCTGGAGAAGCAACCGGATCCCCAGCTCATCCTGCTTTCCAGTGAGCAGAGACGGGAACTTTTGGAATCCGCCCAGGAACGGCAAAGACAATTGATCTCCGAGTACAATCGTCTGCCCCTTTCCATGGGAACTTTGCGGGTGCGCAATCTCAAAAGGAAGTTGGAGCAGCAATTGGATGTGGTGGACCACGACCTCAGCATGCTTTTACAGGCGAAAGTCTACTTGAAACAGGAGAACAATTGTAAAACAATTTGCCtatcaaaaaatgtaaatgaaaaAAGGTggttaaataaaatttgactttaacataatattactagatttttaatttcactaGAGAAACAGAACAACGGTTTTCAAAACAAATATACTTAGGATATTGTATATAATTATGTGTTCCACAAATTGAGGCATTTTACAAAACTAAGACATTTAAgagagttttttttttaattgattgGTCCATAAATTAAACGTTTTCactcttaaaaaaaaaaatgattattaaattaaaaactatACTTTTGAATAAGTGATAAATCCTTTCATGGCTTTTTACATTTAAAAGAAGCACTACCCTCTcaaagggtataaaaaatcaaattttttagGTGCCTTATCATAACAAGAAAGTCATTGCACGGCCTTGGCATATATGCTGGTTAAAAAGACAAATAAATTGGCAACATTTGTTGGGATGATATCAGCTACAAGAATGGCGATAAGAGTTTTGTAGTTACCCTTGAAAATTGCCATATAAAAAGGGGTCCACCGACTTCATCTCCATCAAAAGAGTGATCGAAACGAGTATCATCATGCCATATAAAGTACAATCCTCACTTTGTCTGCTGGTCCTCACTGGATGCCTAACTTCAGTTCAAGGAGTAGATTTTCCGCAGTGTACGAATGCGGCTTTGGATACCTTTGTCATGGCAATCGACGACTGCGCTTCGTACATTTACTGCAACGGAGAGGACTCCTTCCGGGACAGCTGTCCAGAGTCCACCTACTTCGACGATCGGACCCAGGAATGCGCCTTCGATGATGACGGGGTGTGTCTCAGGAACTCTGTTTCTGACTTGACGGAGGAGGAACCCGATCAGCAGACCAATgaggcggaggaggagacCACTTTAACACCCACACCACCTGCTCAAAATACCGCATCATCTCCAGATTCTTCTACATCGTCTTCAGATGTTTCCACTCCCTCTGCAGACATTTCTACACCCTCTGCCAACCCTACCCCTTCCTCACCCTCTCCTAAGCCATCTTCTCCAACTTTCGAGAGACCACACTGCGACTCCTCCGGAGATGGTGACCATCCTCATCCCCAGCGATGCGAGTACTTCTACAGGTGTCTCAGCGGGTACCTGACCATAGTGCGATGTCCTTACAAATATGGCTGGGACCTTATCACCAAGCAATGCAAACCGATGACCGAGACTCAGTGCTTTAGTTATAGCTCCTAGATGTAGATAATACCTTATATAATAAGAAATTTGCTCCTGAGTTAAAATACTACTAAAATGTTcccaaaataatatatataaagttgtaattatttattattaaaattaaaagataTTAAAATGTCTTGTATCTCTTGCTTAAAGTGTGGTTTTGCATCACTTTGCTAACCAGTCCATTATAGATTTATTTAAGGAATCATCTTCGAGGAAGGGGTTTATTTATTTCGGGGTATTTGCAGCCTCCAAGCTGCCAGGCGGCTAACCCAAATCGAGGTGAGCACAGATgacaataataaataagtatttGTGGCATTTTAATGAATTGAAAAAGTGCCTAATGAAGGTGCTATGTGCTGGGTGCTGGGTGCTGGGATCTGGGTGCCCGATGACCAACGGCGTCTCCATCTGGCGATTCCATTTGTATTTGTCAGGCATAATTCAAAATCCAACGTGCAGGTATGAGTTTATTTTCGGCGAGGCAATTTTCGAGTGGCTGCAACTGCTGTCGCCGCTTCCACATTTTATTGCAAATTAATAATGCACACGAAGCAGGTCTTGTCAATTGTGTCTAGTGGTTTGGCTGAAGATGCCCCTTACGTTGATGATTTGCCACTGGGAAATGTTTTGATTAACTAACTGCGGGGCAGCCAATTAATTTTTGGCCAAGAGGCCGCAGTTTGCGAGTACAAAACCGCTGAGATTTCAAATTTCTCTTCGCAGTGCCGGGGGCAGTCTGCTCATTAATTAAAGAACATGGAATCGGGCGACAAACGGATCCACCCGACATGCTGAGAGCCAAATTCGAATCCGCTAAACAAATGGCAACAGTAGCAACAACATTTgggccagcagcagcaacaacagcagcaacagcaacagcaacagcaacacgaGATAGAGGAAAATTGTCAAGAGATGGACATTCGAAAAATAGAAAATCTCCAACTAAACCGAAAGAATTGAAACATTTTCGGATTTTTTCATTTCAGATGCGAGCAGCAAACGGTTAACAAAGGTGTGCGCACTCGTCCCGTCGCGAAAATCACGAAAAGGCAAAAATTCGTAACGGTCGAcgggaaaataaaaaaaaaaataaataaataaaataaaacaagaatgTGAAGGATTCTCCTTCTGAAGAAGAGAACCCAGTGAAATACCTAGAGCATAGAGTGATTAACTGAAGTAAATTGTGTAACATCGTGCAAGAGATCAAAAGGGGTTTCGATAGATAAATAAAAGTGAGCCATAAAAACACTACATAAAATATCATTTGACGATCGGCACGAGCATTCCATTAGCATTAAAGAAGTGGTCCCGAGATCCTCAACCATAAGGGTTAGCCGCAGAGCTCTATTATTAGACAGCCCCAGGGGCAGATATGCTGGGCCACTGGATTATGCGTGATTCACAGCCACATATAGACCGCTGATCGTGCGAATTCTCTATATAGCTCTCGGAAAAAACACCGTTGACATTAAATTTATGTGCGCCACATTTCATGGAACAAATGAAAGTTAGCCAACAACAAAAGTGCTTAAAGATCATTTGCTACCAACGAGGCGTATGAGTGATTATGTGTAAAATATTACGCATCAACGGAATAGCCATGACCAAATCGAAATGGAAACGATTCCGAGGTGCTTTGGAATGTATTGCCATGGATGACAAAAGGCAAGGCACTTggacaacaaatcaaaatagACAGCCTGGCGAGAGCGTTTAGCACAGATCTTTATTTTTTGGATGGCTATTTAAAACAACAGCCAGAGGACGGAGATGAAGACGAAGGCGAAGAAGCTGAAAGGCtgaaaaactaatttcggaAAATCAAGTAAAAACTGAGCGAAATACCAAAGAGTTACGGAAAAGAAGAAGGCTGCTGCCTGACTGTCACGACAACACTTTCTTGTGTGAACGAGCGCCAAAAAGGCCGCGCCGCACGGCTCCTCTGTCCCTCCATCCTCATCGCCATACCCATCCTATTCCAACCCCATCACCCATCCACCATCCCCATCCCCCAACCCATTCCCAGGCATCCATTGTGCCCCATCAGGCAAGGCAACCTCCACACCATCCATCGTCTCTCAATAGAGAAATGCTTAGATGCGATTCTCAGTCCCCCCATGTGCACACATAATGGAATGAAGAAAATTCCGTCGTCCAACAATTGCACGCTGGGCTATCTGAAATGCAAATaaaacacaacaaaaaaacaaaaaaaaaatcagaaaaaagaCTCGGACTTGTCACTTTGCTGCGGATTTGCATTGGCCGGGCTGTTTTTGGGGGGCCTCCAATGGTCGGCGGTGCAGCATAGACCGAGAAATCCCCAAAATCTTGGTCTAGCCTCATATAAATAGCCCTCGGACAAAAGTGTGAACCAACCAAGCaacccaaccacccaaccTACCCATCAACCCCGCCACCCCCCCGCCCAGTGCATCGCATATGTATTTACGATCCGAACAATGGAAATTGCCAAATTTATAGTGCACCCAGAAACCCACAGCGACACTGCGATCAGTACGCCCAGGCCAGGCCAGCCAAGGaaaacttattttatttaaatatatttagtttAATTGCCAGCGAATAGAACACGAATGTGTGATTGTGTGCTTTTATTGTAATTCCGATTCGTCAACTGGGCACTCAGCGCAGAAATGCCCGAGTAAATAATCCCCAACCCATCCCCCGAATCCGTTGACTTGGTCAACAAGATCGGACAAGAGGATACCTTGGAGCAGCAAGTTGTCATTATAGCAAATTATTCCGTTTCCCGGTCCCCAAACAAGATTTTCCCCCCTTGGACTGCggggcgtatgagtaataaGCCAACTGCTACGACATAATACGTATACGCCTCGTGGTGCGGCCAAATAAAACGAAAAGAAACGAAACGAAAAGTGTGTGTGACAAAACGctcaataaataaacaaaccaaaaatgcaaacaaacaaattatgGGAAAAGACAACAAAGAATCCAAGTGGGCCGGATTTTGTTTACCTCTCTAGAcatatgaaaataataattgcaTATTTCCCCCCTGCTTTCCATTTGCAGCTTCGTCCATGTGAGCCAAAACCCAGATGAATTATGGAACATGTAAATAGCACTAATGCCAGACAAACGCAGCACCATCATTTCGATCAGCAGCTGCCAAGCAATGACAACCAGCAGCAGTTCTGTCTAAGATGGCACAATCATCAGGTGAGATCCTCCAGATAAAAGCCATacatatatatcatatatgaTATAATATTTAAGGGGGTTAAATAGGCCTAACATATATGATATAATATTTGAGGCGTGTTTAATACTAAGCAGCAGTTCAGTCTATAATGGCACAATCATCAGGTGATATCCTCCAGATTAAAGTTTTACATATaagatataatatttaaaagggGTTAAATAAGTTTTACACATATGGTATAATAATA is from Drosophila suzukii chromosome 3, CBGP_Dsuzu_IsoJpt1.0, whole genome shotgun sequence and encodes:
- the LOC108012590 gene encoding tetratricopeptide repeat protein 36 homolog: MPQANLKLSPHDQQVLDSIFNPLELSSLQDFDSVPTETDLKDVEPDTPDIRASRELELRAITLSEKGNMDEALEVFQESLNLAQRASVFNNRAQTLRLAKRDEEALDDLNRAVELANDQQTRTKCHAHCQRGVLYRKLDNLDAARADFEAAAQLGSKFAKEQLVEINPFAALCNQMLRQAFDQLK
- the LOC108012238 gene encoding uncharacterized protein, which codes for MTRNFLRENRLMVSQTSRNYQLPTMASRARCYGPVKLGSTETKRGSTGGRTLPRRTIGRQTSSEKQIQTEEISDERFLSAALLKCSEKSPSPSQSHLQSRSEGDEGGQFLGEGLRLRRTASNFELGRMSEQRDGYQPGQYTLHRPLASAFGILPSGLNYLDTSCSSIPKQDDESSSRSSSPRCRQMDIPEMVDVDPEDMLSIHAQTSREELPSKESQPQEVKVPAQEDHQKELEKQPDPQLILLSSEQRRELLESAQERQRQLISEYNRLPLSMGTLRVRNLKRKLEQQLDVVDHDLSMLLQAKVYLKQENNCKTICLSKNVNEKRWLNKI
- the LOC108012237 gene encoding uncharacterized protein, whose product is MPYKVQSSLCLLVLTGCLTSVQGVDFPQCTNAALDTFVMAIDDCASYIYCNGEDSFRDSCPESTYFDDRTQECAFDDDGVCLRNSVSDLTEEEPDQQTNEAEEETTLTPTPPAQNTASSPDSSTSSSDVSTPSADISTPSANPTPSSPSPKPSSPTFERPHCDSSGDGDHPHPQRCEYFYRCLSGYLTIVRCPYKYGWDLITKQCKPMTETQCFSYSS